In Ipomoea triloba cultivar NCNSP0323 chromosome 15, ASM357664v1, one genomic interval encodes:
- the LOC116005747 gene encoding uncharacterized protein LOC116005747 yields MGFEGLLCVDRVAMGGGLALLWRDSDAATLMSYSNNYIDITVTLPGETPWRLTCFYGYPERSRRQHTWDLLRELKSRSNLPWIVIGDFNDIASHAKKRGSVNHLDNLIRGFNEVLQDCELFDLDPQCREVVETSWFQTLGGDFQYRLNSCSQALWKWGSEHFRKFGKKVQQLREKLEALRNCSCMRDVEQYHNVERELSTLLAQEELYWRQRSKQLWLKEGDQNTKYFHQFASQRRRSNQLRRLKRTSGQWVEGTDMHAEIMSYYNFIFQKSGCNPELLHRIPGRVTHEMNTALLRPIEPEEVKNAVFSMAPDKAPGPDGMTPAFYQSFWSVVGSDLINFVTSCFANCVFPPGANDINVVLIPKKNIPERVTDLRPIALCNVAYKVIAKVLANRMKDYLDTIISPPQSAFIPDRLITDNIIVAGEVGHFLKRKRVGNMGWAALKLDMAKAYDRMEWDFLKGMLSALGFAREWVDLIMLCVSTVRYEILVNGQPVGAVTPTRGIRQGDPLSPYLFIICAEGLSMLLQQQEARGLMHGVRVARGAPTVWHLFFADDSLLFFRADTNEAQEVKRCLDLYCASSGQLVNYDKSSITFSVNTVPVMCTQVAGIFGVQQTADFGRYLGFPSFIGRNKKAIFRYVEQRMRDRINSWHKRFLSKSGKEVLLKSVAQSMPIFTMSVFLLPYGICESIERMMNRYWWSKGTSNSRGMHWASWTRLAAPKSIGGMGFKRIHEFNIALLAKQGWRLLVKPDYLVSKLLKARYYPSASFLDATLGHNPSYIWRSILAGQVVLRDGVARRIGDGKDTLVWDCPWLANSVDPYIRTACMNELRETHVSNLLDTDGTWDLELLHDIFYEQDIPRIISTPISLTHRDMWYWKGDLRGIYSVRHGYRLLTNGLFADYETMDFKEWNKLWRLKTPPKVRNLLWRGLRNMLPVRENLRMKGMAVSSICPLCCVVPETINHLFWDCIIADQLWCSFGIMKGLSFVELVEKALHAHEERLPITMASCVWSIWTARNDLLWNGKSCEVAVLKRMANSLVDSWQQVYSNSSPSSLPLISQPASWNPPPPGMLKCNVDATILANAAGFGAVLRDHGGRFIAAYGGLLNCALDPYAAETMAVNEALTWRCRSLANDIGNVLVRHVKRSVNHVAHVLARATVSQSVLGVWEFSPPDCISNFFDDLI; encoded by the exons ATGGGATTTGAAGGTTTGTTGTGTGTGGATAGAGTTGCAATGGGAGGTGGTCTTGCTTTGCTGTGGCGTGACTCAGATGCTGCTACGCTAATGAGCTATTCGAATAATTATATTGATATTACAGTAACGCTTCCGGGAGAGACTCCTTGGCGACTGACATGTTTTTATGGCTACCCGGAGAGGTCTCGAAGACAACATACTTGGGATTTACTTCGGGAGTTAAAGTCTCGTTCTAATTTACCTTGGATTGTGATTGGAGATTTTAACGATATTGCTAGTCATGCTAAAAAGAGAGGGTCTGTTAACCACCTGGACAATCTGATTAGAGGTTTTAATGAAGTGCTACAGGATTGTGAGTTGTTTGACCTTG ATCCTCAATGTCGTGAAGTGGTGGAAACCTCATGGTTTCAAACGCTAGGAGGTGATTTCCAGTACCGGTTAAATTCATGCAGTCAAGCACTCTGGAAGTGGGGTAGTGAACATTTTAGAAAGTTTGGGAAAAAGGTGCAACAGCTAAGGGAGAAACTTGAGGCACTTCGAAATTGCAGTTGCATGCGTGACGTCGAGCAGTACCACAATGTCGAAAGAGAGCTTTCCACTTTGCTCGCTCAAGAAGAACTGTATTGGCGGCAGAGGTCAAAACAACTGTGGCTCAAGGAAGGTGACCAAAATACCAAATACTTCCACCAATTTGCAAGTCAGAGGCGACGATCCAATCAATTACGTCGACTTAAAAGAACGTCTGGGCAGTGGGTGGAAGGGACTGACATGCACGCTGAAATTATGTCCTATTATAACTTTATATTTCAAAAGTCCGGTTGCAATCCTGAGCTTCTTCATAGAATTCCAGGTCGTGTCACGCATGAGATGAATACGGCTTTGTTACGCCCTATTGAGCCAGAGGAGGTTAAGAACGCTGTTTTTTCAATGGCTCCAGACAAGGCCCCGGGCCCAGATGGAATGACTCCTGCTTTCTACCAATCTTTTTGGTCGGTTGTAGGATCTGACCTTATCAATTTTGTAACGAGCTGTTTTGCTAATTGTGTTTTTCCCCCGGGGGCTAATGATATAAATGTGGTACTCATTCCTAAAAAGAATATCCCGGAGCGTGTTACCGACTTGAGGCCGATTGCCCTTTGCAATGTTGCATATAAAGTCATCGCCAAAGTCCTTGCCAACCGAATGAAGGATTATTTGGACACTATTATATCACCGCCCCAAAGTGCATTCATCCCTGACAGGTTAATCACTGATAACATTATCGTTGCTGGGGAAGTTGGCCATTTTCTTAAGCGGAAACGAGTGGGAAATATGGGCTGGGCGGCGCTCAAATTGGACATGGCAAAGGCGTACGACAGGATGGAGTGGGACTTTCTTAAGGGCATGCTATCTGCTCTAGGTTTTGCACGTGAATGGGTGGACTTAATAATGTTGTGCGTGTCTACAGTTAGATACGAGATTTTGGTAAATGGCCAGCCTGTGGGTGCAGTTACTCCAACCCGTGGAATTCGACAAGGGGATCCTCTATCTCCTTACTTGTTTATAATCTGTGCAGAAGGATTATCTATGCTTTTACAGCAACAGGAAGCCAGGGGTTTAATGCATGGTGTGAGAGTGGCTCGGGGAGCTCCTACTGTCTGGCACCTTTTCTTCGCAGATGACAGTCTTCTTTTTTTCCGGGCAGATACAAATGAAGCTCAGGAGGTAAAGAGATGTTTGGATTTGTATTGTGCTTCATCGGGCCAATTAGTGAATTATGATAAATCCAGTATCACTTTCAGTGTTAATACAGTACCGGTCATGTGTACTCAGGTAGCGGGGATTTTTGGTGTTCAGCAGACCGCGGATTTTGGTCGCTATCTTGGCTTCCCTTCCTTTATTGGGCGGAACAAGAAAGCAATTTTCCGTTATGTCGAGCAACGTATGAGGGATAGAATTAACAGTTGGCACAAGCGATTTTTGTCGAAATCTGGCAAAGAGGTGCTATTGAAGAGTGTAGCGCAATCTATGCCGATATTTACAATGTCTGTGTTTCTGCTACCCTATGGCATATGCGAATCCATTGAGCGAATGATGAATCGGTACTGGTGGAGTAAAGGTACGAGCAATTCAAGAGGTATGCATTGGGCTAGTTGGACTCGACTGGCAGCTCCTAAGTCTATTGGGGGTATGGGCTTCAAGAGGATTCATGAATTTAACATTGCTTTGCTTGCTAAACAGGGTTGGCGGCTTTTAGTTAAGCCTGATTATCTTGTTAGCAAATTGCTCAAAGCTAGATATTATCCATCTGCCTCTTTTCTTGATGCAACTCTTGGGCATAATCCATCCTATATTTGGCGTAGCATCTTAGCGGGGCAGGTAGTTCTTAGAGACGGGGTTGCTCGTCGTATTGGTGATGGGAAAGACACCTTGGTTTGGGATTGTCCTTGGTTGGCTAATAGTGTGGATCCTTACATCCGTACTGCATGCATGAATGAGCTTCGTGAAACTCATGTTTCCAATCTATTGGATACTGACGGAACTTGGGATTTGGAATTACTGCATGATATTTTTTATGAACAGGACATTCCTAGAATTATAAGCACACCAATTTCTCTCACCCATCGCGATATGTGGTACTGGAAAGGAGATCTCAGGGGTATTTATTCTGTTAGGCATGGTTACCGCCTGCTCACTAATGGTCTGTTTGCTGATTATGAGACTATGGATTTCAAGGAGTGGAACAAGCTATGGAGGTTGAAAACTCCACCTAAGGTGCGAAACCTTTTGTGGCGTGGGTTACGTAATATGCTACCTGTACGTGAGAATCTTCGTATGAAAGGTATGGCTGTGAGTAGTATCTGTCCTCTCTGTTGTGTAGTCCCTGAAACAATCAACCATCTTTTCTGGGATTGTATAATTGCAGATCAGCTTTGGTGCAGCTTTGGTATAATGAAAGGTTTGTCGTTTGTGGAGTTGGTGGAAAAAGCTTTGCATGCGCATGAGGAAAGACTCCCGATCACAATGGCATCATGTGTTTGGTCTATTTGGACAGCCCGTAATGATTTACTTTGGAATGGGAAGAGTTGTGAGGTGGCTGTGTTGAAGAGGATGGCGAACTCACTGGTTGACTCTTGGCAGCAGGTATACTCGAACTCATCTCCCTCATCTCTGCCTTTGATCTCTCAACCAGCTAGTTGGAACCCCCCTCCACCTGGAATGCTGAAATGTAATGTTGACGCGACTATACTGGCTAATGCAGCAGGTTTTGGAGCAGTCTTACGTGATCATGGAGGCCGGTTTATAGCAGCTTATGGTGGACTCCTTAATTGTGCTCTTGATCCCTATGCCGCCGAGACAATGGCTGTGAATGAAGCTTTAACCTG GCGATGCCGTAGCCTTGCAAATGACATTGGGAACGTGTTGGTTCGCCATGTCAAGAGGTCAGTGAATCACGTTGCTCATGTGCTTGCACGGGCGACTGTTTCTCAATCTGTCCTTGGAGTTTGGGAGTTTTCCCCACCTGATTGTATTTCGAATTTCTTTGATGATCTAATATag
- the LOC116006419 gene encoding 4-coumarate--CoA ligase-like 7 isoform X1 gives MPIYHFPGYYNNPQATSLAIDKQGWVHTGDLGYFDEDGLLYIVDRIKELIKYKGFQVAPAELESLLISHPEIVDAVVIPC, from the exons ATGCCTATTTATCATTTTCCAGGGTATTACAACAATCCACAGGCCACCAGTCTTGCTATAGATAAACAGGGCTGGGTCCATACTGGTGATCTTGGATACTTTGATGAGGATGGACTGCTATACATTGTTGACCGAATTAAGGAGCTCATCAAGTACAAAGGTTTTCAG GTTGCACCAGCAGAGCTTGAAAGTCTGCTCATTTCTCATCCTGAAATAGTCGATGCAGTTGTCATCCC ATGTTGA
- the LOC116007377 gene encoding probable leucine-rich repeat receptor-like protein kinase At5g49770: MMIIPRIWLCLLPLVIHILVVAAILTNTDDVSTLNALKSSWGNLPPNWLGADPCGSNWEGIRCSNSRVVSITLSGIGLTGSEFGDLGSFTELQHLDLSNNIGLKGTLPSSIGNLKNLTTLILVSCSFFGQIPDSIGSLQQLVFISLTSNSFNGPIPHSIGNLSKLSWLDLSYNKLTGTIPVSNGPLPGLDKLINAKHFHLSQNQLSGTIPPKLFSPNMKLIHVILDHNQLSGEIPQTLGRVQTLEVVRLDSNTLNGSVPDNLNNLTSLNELYLSNNNLTGPLPDLSGMNALYYLDMSNNSFDASEIPPWFSNLLSLTTLHMVNTTLQGPIPVNVFSLPQLETVELSNNNLNGTLDIGSSYPKNLTVDLQNNSIVDFEQKTNYNMKMVLTGNPICKGNEAKENYCIVENNNNPFLSSDNCPNVNCGSGKIQSPNCKCSHPQTGTLHFFSYSFSNFENLTYYRTLNGSLMTAFLTSGLPVDSVSVTDPTIDVYSYLKFRVQIFPSGQDTFNRTGNSDVGFLLNRQPFQFDYFGPFFYKADDYCCFGGSKKSSHTGIIVGVAVGASVFVVLLVCVAVYAFRQRSRANRATEKSNPFASWDRDKSGSVPQLKGARWLSFEEIQKCTHNFSDANSIGSGGYGKVYRGLLATRELVAIKRAQQGSLQGALEFKTEIELLSRIHHKNVVNLVGFCYEQGEQMLVYEYIPNGTLRESLSGKSGIQLNWMRRLNIALDAARGLAYLHELADPPIIHRDVKSNNILLDDNLNAKVADFGISKLLGDAGKGHVSTQVKGTMGYLDPEYYMTQQLTDRSDVYSYGVVLLELITARPPIERGKYIVRVVSEAMDDQKDSSKLDRVVDQILRPHRDPDGLLKFINLAMSCVRESAAERPSMGEVVREIENIIQMAGKVLTSSSSFEEGNQDIRNSNSYESYGWL, from the exons atgatgATTATCCCAAGAATCTGGTTGTGCTTGTTGCCCCTGGTAATTCATATCTTGGTTGTAGCAGCAATATTGACGAATACGGATGATG TGTCAACTCTAAATGCCCTCAAGTCAAGCTGGGGCAACTTGCCACCAAATTGGTTGGGAGCAGATCCTTGTGGAAGCAATTGGGAAGGAATTCGTTGTAGCAACTCACGTGTGGTTTCAAT AACGTTATCTGGAATAGGACTAACAGGCAGTGAGTTTGGAGATCTTGGATCGTTCACTGAGTTGCAACATTT GGATCTCTCGAACAACATTGGTTTGAAAGGAACATTACCATCTTCAATTGGAAATTTGAAGAATCTGACAACCTT AATTTTAGTTAGTTGCAGTTTCTTTGGTCAAATTCCAGATTCAATTGGATCTCTGCAGCAACTGGTGTTTAT ATCTCTGACTTCTAACAGCTTCAACGGGCCAATCCCACATTCAATAGGCAATTTGTCTAAACTTTCGTGGTTAGATTTAAGTTACAATAAACTTACTGGTACTATCCCAGTCTCTAATGGTCCACTACCTGGTTTGGACAAGTTAATCAACGCCAAACACTT CCATTTGTCCCAGAATCAGCTCTCTGGCACCATCCCACCAAAACTCTTCAGTCCTAACATGAAGCTAATACATGT GATTCTTGATCACAATCAGCTGAGTGGCGAAATACCTCAAACTCTAGGACGTGTGCAGACTTTAGAAGTTGT ACGACTTGATTCGAATACACTAAATGGATCTGTTCCGGATAACCTGAATAACCTTACGAGTTTAAATGAGCT GTACTTGTCTAATAACAATCTGACGGGACCTCTTCCTGACCTATCAGGAATGAACGCCCTCTACTATTT GGACATGAGCAATAATAGTTTTGATGCCTCAGAGATTCCACCATGGTTTTCAAACCTCCTGTCATTAACAACACT ACATATGGTGAACACAACACTTCAAGGCCCAATCCCAGTTAATGTCTTTAGCCTTCCTCAATTGGAGACAGT AGAATTATCCAACAATAATCTCAACGGAACCTTGGACATAGGCAGCAGCTACCCCAAAAATTTGACAGTTGATTTGCAGAATAATTCCATCGTCGATTTTGAACAGAAAACCAATTACAATATGAAGATGGT GCTTACTGGGAATCCCATTTGCAAGGGAAATGAAGCAAAAGAAAACTATTGTATTGTTGAGAACAACAACAATCCATTCTTATCATCAGATAACTGTCCAAATGTAAATTGTGGTTCAGGCAAAATACAAAGTCCCAATTGCAAGTGTTCACATCCACAAACTGGAACTCTGCACTTTTTCTCCTATTCCTTCTCAAACTTTGAGAACTTGACTTATTATAGAACCCTTAATGGCTCTTTGATGACTGCATTCCTTACCAGTGGATTACCTGTGGATTCAGTTTCTGTTACTGATCCAACCATTGACGTCTATTCATACCTCAAGTTCAGAGTGCAAATCTTTCCTTCAGGGCAAGATACTTTCAACAGAACTGGAAATTCAGATGTTGGTTTCCTGCTCAACCGTCAACCTTTCCAATTTGATTATTTTGGACCCTTCTTCTACAAAGCTGATGATTATTGCTGTTTCGGAG GATCCAAAAAGTCATCACATACTGGCATCATTGTTGGAGTTGCAGTAGGCGCTTCTGTTTTTGTTGTGTTACTAGTGTGTGTTGCAGTCTATGCTTTTCGGCAGAGGTCAAGGGCAAATAGAGCTACTGAAAAGAGCAACCCTTTTG CCTCTTGGGATCGTGATAAGAGTGGTAGCGTTCCACAACTCAAAGGAGCAAGGTGGCTCTCATTTGAAGAGATACAGAAATGCACACACAACTTTTCAGATGCCAACAGCATTGGTTCTGGGGGTTATGGAAAG GTCTACAGAGGGCTTCTTGCTACAAGGGAGTTAGTTGCCATCAAACGAGCTCAGCAGGGATCATTACAGGGGGCATTAGAGTTCAAAACAGAAATTGAACTTTTGTCCAGAATTCACCATAAGAATGTTGTCAATCTTGTTGGATTCTGTTATGAgcaaggtgaacaaatgctggTTTATGAGTACATTCCTAATGGTACTCTAAGGGAAAGCCTTTCAG GAAAGTCGGGTATCCAATTGAATTGGATGAGGAGACTGAATATAGCCCTTGATGCAGCCAGAGGCTTGGCATATTTGCATGAGCTCGCTGATCCTCCCATCATACACAGAGATGTTAAGtccaataatattttacttgatGACAATTTGAATGCTAAAGTTGCAGATTTTGGTATTTCCAAACTTTTGGGAGATGCTGGCAAGGGGCATGTCAGCACCCAAGTCAAAGGCACAATG GGATACCTAGACCCAGAATACTACATGACACAGCAACTGACGGATAGAAGTGATGTATACAGCTACGGGGTGGTCCTGCTGGAGCTTATAACTGCGAGGCCACCTATAGAACGAGGAAAGTACATAGTGAGAGTGGTGTCCGAAGCAATGGACGATCAAAAGGACAGCAGCAAACTCGATCGGGTGGTTGATCAGATTCTCAGACCTCATAGGGACCCTGATGGCCTGCTAAAGTTTATCAACTTGGCCATGAGTTGTGTACGAGAATCTGCAGCGGAGAGGCCTTCAATGGGGGAGGTGGTGAGGGAGATTGAGAATATCATTCAGATGGCTGGGAAAGTACTCACTTCATCTTCCAGCTTTGAGGAGGGTAATCAAGATATTAGGAATAGTAACTCTTATGAGAGTTATGGTTGGTTGTAA
- the LOC116006419 gene encoding 4-coumarate--CoA ligase-like 7 isoform X2, producing MAGGYYNNPQATSLAIDKQGWVHTGDLGYFDEDGLLYIVDRIKELIKYKGFQVAPAELESLLISHPEIVDAVVIPC from the exons ATGGCTGGAG GGTATTACAACAATCCACAGGCCACCAGTCTTGCTATAGATAAACAGGGCTGGGTCCATACTGGTGATCTTGGATACTTTGATGAGGATGGACTGCTATACATTGTTGACCGAATTAAGGAGCTCATCAAGTACAAAGGTTTTCAG GTTGCACCAGCAGAGCTTGAAAGTCTGCTCATTTCTCATCCTGAAATAGTCGATGCAGTTGTCATCCC ATGTTGA